In a single window of the Anguilla rostrata isolate EN2019 chromosome 6, ASM1855537v3, whole genome shotgun sequence genome:
- the LOC135257191 gene encoding echinoderm microtubule-associated protein-like 1 isoform X6, producing the protein MENEDGMASAQEPGRSSVLDETSHSHALLAPEISFAMDDSVSAASGMDVSDRLSTLEQRVQMQEDELQMLKSVLADLLRRLSLSEERQANVTKKGAAKAKPMMQARSPGSTATSSTVLPKRPSTAPTPSCPRKTPSALATKKDTPGNTLQRYI; encoded by the exons ATGGAGAACGAAGACGGCATGGCATCAGCACAGGAACCCGGCCGGAGCAGTGTCCTGGACGAGACCTCCCACTCCCACGCGCTTCTCGCCCCCGAGATCAGCTTCGCCATGG ATGACAGCGTGTCTGCGGCCAGTGGAATGGATGTATCGGACCGCCTGTCCACCCTCGAGCAGCGGGTTCAGATGCAGGAGGACGAGCTCCAGATGCTGAAGTCAGTGCTGGCAGACCTGCTGCGGAGGCTCAGCCTCTCCGAAGAGAGACAAGCTAATGTCACCAAGAAGGGAGCAGCCAAAG CCAAGCCCATGATGCAAGCCCGGAGCCCTGGATCCACAGCTACCAGCAGCACCGTCCTACCAAAGAGACCCAGCACTGCCCCAACTCCCTCCTGTCCCAGAAAAACCCCCTCTGCACTAGCAACCAAGAA GGACACGCCAGGTAACACACTGCAAAG ATATATCTGA
- the LOC135257994 gene encoding uncharacterized protein LOC135257994: METKEEVKIELVIIRFLISVIGVIGNIILMMSILKTSKHLKTYEILLLGLAISNLETIIIIDAYDLFSSAENLTMRMVVCNTMKFLTVFGEVTTILFTMLISIFRYQKLRDAEKRVNLPILLDSVPVAMGVSGACVLLAIMFGMPTYAMNMDHHMSNYTDTGSCPLDFFQCPKNNCPALNKVYKYCFLFICILLPLCVVTLTSSLILRTLLLQRKTAPTQSFNSSITTRKTSSFQRSTIAILAAMTIFQLDWTIYLVLHLAIDPYTFLYWDQTEFLIATTYSTLSPYVYGTGNNLFSLKRFC; encoded by the coding sequence ATGGAAACCAAAGAGGAAGTAAAGATTGAGCTCGTTATTATCAGGTTCCTGATCTCCGTCATTGGGGTGATAGGAAATATCATCCTGATGATGTCTATCttaaaaacctcaaaacatctTAAGACCTATGAGATCCTGTTGCTGGGACTGGCCATTTCTAACCTGGagaccatcatcatcattgacgcatatgatttattttccagCGCTGAGAACTTGACTATGCGCATGGTGGTCTGCAACACTATGAAGTTCCTGACAGTATTTGGTGAGGTCACCACTATCCTCTTCACCATGCTAATCAGCATCTTCCGCTACCAGAAGCTGCGAGATGCGGAGAAACGGGTTAATTTGCCCATCCTGCTGGACAGTGTTCCCGTGGCGATGGGGGTGAGTGGGGCCTGTGTGCTGCTGGCCATCATGTTCGGGATGCCCACCTACGCCATGAACATGGACCACCACATGTCCAACTACACCGACACCGGCTCTTGCCCCCTGGATTTCTTCCAGTGTCCCAAGAACAACTGCCCAGCCCTAAACAAGGTCTACAAGTACTGCTTTCTGTTCATCTGCATtctgctgcctctctgtgtAGTCACGTTAACCAGCAGCCTCATCCTCAGGACCCTGCTGCTCCAGAGGAAAACTGCGCCTACCCAGTCTTTCAACTCCTCCATCACCACTCGTAAGACCTCCAGTTTCCAGCGGAGCACCATTGCAATACTGGCAGCCATGACTATCTTTCAGCTGGACTGGACGATTTACCTGGTACTGCATCTGGCTATAGACCCCTACACCTTCCTCTACTGGGATCAGACAGAATTCTTAATCGCCACCACTTACTCCACCCTCAGTCCCTATGTCTACGGCACAGGAAATAACTTGTTCTCTCTAAAGCGCTTTTGCTGA
- the LOC135257191 gene encoding echinoderm microtubule-associated protein-like 1 isoform X3 → MENEDGMASAQEPGRSSVLDETSHSHALLAPEISFAMDDSVSAASGMDVSDRLSTLEQRVQMQEDELQMLKSVLADLLRRLSLSEERQANVTKKGAAKAKPMMQARSPGSTATSSTVLPKRPSTAPTPSCPRKTPSALATKKGSSSEHTATQTHRESSSYSVSTGTGPSKQKEPVFTVGTRQVTHCKDISEPPVKKDWIF, encoded by the exons ATGGAGAACGAAGACGGCATGGCATCAGCACAGGAACCCGGCCGGAGCAGTGTCCTGGACGAGACCTCCCACTCCCACGCGCTTCTCGCCCCCGAGATCAGCTTCGCCATGG ATGACAGCGTGTCTGCGGCCAGTGGAATGGATGTATCGGACCGCCTGTCCACCCTCGAGCAGCGGGTTCAGATGCAGGAGGACGAGCTCCAGATGCTGAAGTCAGTGCTGGCAGACCTGCTGCGGAGGCTCAGCCTCTCCGAAGAGAGACAAGCTAATGTCACCAAGAAGGGAGCAGCCAAAG CCAAGCCCATGATGCAAGCCCGGAGCCCTGGATCCACAGCTACCAGCAGCACCGTCCTACCAAAGAGACCCAGCACTGCCCCAACTCCCTCCTGTCCCAGAAAAACCCCCTCTGCACTAGCAACCAAGAA AGGGAGTTCCTCAGAGCATACGGCcactcagacacacagggagagcagCAGTTATAGCGTTTCCACGGGGACCGGCCCAAG CAAACAGAAGGAACCAGTATTCACTGTAG GGACACGCCAGGTAACACACTGCAAAG ATATATCTGAGCCACCTGTCAAAAAGGACTGGATCTTCTGA
- the LOC135257191 gene encoding echinoderm microtubule-associated protein-like 4 isoform X2: MENEDGMASAQEPGRSSVLDETSHSHALLAPEISFAMDDSVSAASGMDVSDRLSTLEQRVQMQEDELQMLKSVLADLLRRLSLSEERQANVTKKGAAKAKPMMQARSPGSTATSSTVLPKRPSTAPTPSCPRKTPSALATKNKQKEPVFTVGTRQVTHCKVTMQIYLSHLSKRTGSSEAPQMLTLLPVRPTSAPPKLKSPPDKVKIKAPALTLSLRKTSSQTGFTPLDTPGYKSPLKSPSQYFQICY, from the exons ATGGAGAACGAAGACGGCATGGCATCAGCACAGGAACCCGGCCGGAGCAGTGTCCTGGACGAGACCTCCCACTCCCACGCGCTTCTCGCCCCCGAGATCAGCTTCGCCATGG ATGACAGCGTGTCTGCGGCCAGTGGAATGGATGTATCGGACCGCCTGTCCACCCTCGAGCAGCGGGTTCAGATGCAGGAGGACGAGCTCCAGATGCTGAAGTCAGTGCTGGCAGACCTGCTGCGGAGGCTCAGCCTCTCCGAAGAGAGACAAGCTAATGTCACCAAGAAGGGAGCAGCCAAAG CCAAGCCCATGATGCAAGCCCGGAGCCCTGGATCCACAGCTACCAGCAGCACCGTCCTACCAAAGAGACCCAGCACTGCCCCAACTCCCTCCTGTCCCAGAAAAACCCCCTCTGCACTAGCAACCAAGAA CAAACAGAAGGAACCAGTATTCACTGTAG GGACACGCCAGGTAACACACTGCAAAG TAACAATGCAGATATATCTGAGCCACCTGTCAAAAAGGACTGGATCTTCTGAGGCCCCCCAAATGCTGACACTGCTTCCTGTTCGCCCTACAAGTGCTCCCCCCAAATTGAAGAGCCCCCCTGATAAGGTGAAGATCAAAGCTCCGGCACTCACTCTGTCCCTCCGAAAAACTTCCAGCCAAACTGGGTTCACTCCTCTGGACACCCCAGGTTACAAAAGCCCCCTTAAATCTCCCAGCCAGTACTTCCAGATTTGTTATTAG
- the LOC135257191 gene encoding echinoderm microtubule-associated protein-like 1 isoform X5 has product MENEDGMASAQEPGRSSVLDETSHSHALLAPEISFAMDDSVSAASGMDVSDRLSTLEQRVQMQEDELQMLKSVLADLLRRLSLSEERQANVTKKGAAKAKPMMQARSPGSTATSSTVLPKRPSTAPTPSCPRKTPSALATKKDTPGNTLQSNNADISEPPVKKDWIF; this is encoded by the exons ATGGAGAACGAAGACGGCATGGCATCAGCACAGGAACCCGGCCGGAGCAGTGTCCTGGACGAGACCTCCCACTCCCACGCGCTTCTCGCCCCCGAGATCAGCTTCGCCATGG ATGACAGCGTGTCTGCGGCCAGTGGAATGGATGTATCGGACCGCCTGTCCACCCTCGAGCAGCGGGTTCAGATGCAGGAGGACGAGCTCCAGATGCTGAAGTCAGTGCTGGCAGACCTGCTGCGGAGGCTCAGCCTCTCCGAAGAGAGACAAGCTAATGTCACCAAGAAGGGAGCAGCCAAAG CCAAGCCCATGATGCAAGCCCGGAGCCCTGGATCCACAGCTACCAGCAGCACCGTCCTACCAAAGAGACCCAGCACTGCCCCAACTCCCTCCTGTCCCAGAAAAACCCCCTCTGCACTAGCAACCAAGAA GGACACGCCAGGTAACACACTGCAAAG TAACAATGCAGATATATCTGAGCCACCTGTCAAAAAGGACTGGATCTTCTGA
- the LOC135257191 gene encoding echinoderm microtubule-associated protein-like 1 isoform X4 — MENEDGMASAQEPGRSSVLDETSHSHALLAPEISFAMDDSVSAASGMDVSDRLSTLEQRVQMQEDELQMLKSVLADLLRRLSLSEERQANVTKKGAAKAKPMMQARSPGSTATSSTVLPKRPSTAPTPSCPRKTPSALATKNKQKEPVFTVGTRQVTHCKDISEPPVKKDWIF, encoded by the exons ATGGAGAACGAAGACGGCATGGCATCAGCACAGGAACCCGGCCGGAGCAGTGTCCTGGACGAGACCTCCCACTCCCACGCGCTTCTCGCCCCCGAGATCAGCTTCGCCATGG ATGACAGCGTGTCTGCGGCCAGTGGAATGGATGTATCGGACCGCCTGTCCACCCTCGAGCAGCGGGTTCAGATGCAGGAGGACGAGCTCCAGATGCTGAAGTCAGTGCTGGCAGACCTGCTGCGGAGGCTCAGCCTCTCCGAAGAGAGACAAGCTAATGTCACCAAGAAGGGAGCAGCCAAAG CCAAGCCCATGATGCAAGCCCGGAGCCCTGGATCCACAGCTACCAGCAGCACCGTCCTACCAAAGAGACCCAGCACTGCCCCAACTCCCTCCTGTCCCAGAAAAACCCCCTCTGCACTAGCAACCAAGAA CAAACAGAAGGAACCAGTATTCACTGTAG GGACACGCCAGGTAACACACTGCAAAG ATATATCTGAGCCACCTGTCAAAAAGGACTGGATCTTCTGA
- the LOC135257191 gene encoding echinoderm microtubule-associated protein-like 1 isoform X1 → MENEDGMASAQEPGRSSVLDETSHSHALLAPEISFAMDDSVSAASGMDVSDRLSTLEQRVQMQEDELQMLKSVLADLLRRLSLSEERQANVTKKGAAKAKPMMQARSPGSTATSSTVLPKRPSTAPTPSCPRKTPSALATKKGSSSEHTATQTHRESSSYSVSTGTGPSKQKEPVFTVGTRQVTHCKVTMQIYLSHLSKRTGSSEAPQMLTLLPVRPTSAPPKLKSPPDKVKIKAPALTLSLRKTSSQTGFTPLDTPGYKSPLKSPSQYFQICY, encoded by the exons ATGGAGAACGAAGACGGCATGGCATCAGCACAGGAACCCGGCCGGAGCAGTGTCCTGGACGAGACCTCCCACTCCCACGCGCTTCTCGCCCCCGAGATCAGCTTCGCCATGG ATGACAGCGTGTCTGCGGCCAGTGGAATGGATGTATCGGACCGCCTGTCCACCCTCGAGCAGCGGGTTCAGATGCAGGAGGACGAGCTCCAGATGCTGAAGTCAGTGCTGGCAGACCTGCTGCGGAGGCTCAGCCTCTCCGAAGAGAGACAAGCTAATGTCACCAAGAAGGGAGCAGCCAAAG CCAAGCCCATGATGCAAGCCCGGAGCCCTGGATCCACAGCTACCAGCAGCACCGTCCTACCAAAGAGACCCAGCACTGCCCCAACTCCCTCCTGTCCCAGAAAAACCCCCTCTGCACTAGCAACCAAGAA AGGGAGTTCCTCAGAGCATACGGCcactcagacacacagggagagcagCAGTTATAGCGTTTCCACGGGGACCGGCCCAAG CAAACAGAAGGAACCAGTATTCACTGTAG GGACACGCCAGGTAACACACTGCAAAG TAACAATGCAGATATATCTGAGCCACCTGTCAAAAAGGACTGGATCTTCTGAGGCCCCCCAAATGCTGACACTGCTTCCTGTTCGCCCTACAAGTGCTCCCCCCAAATTGAAGAGCCCCCCTGATAAGGTGAAGATCAAAGCTCCGGCACTCACTCTGTCCCTCCGAAAAACTTCCAGCCAAACTGGGTTCACTCCTCTGGACACCCCAGGTTACAAAAGCCCCCTTAAATCTCCCAGCCAGTACTTCCAGATTTGTTATTAG